The Castanea sativa cultivar Marrone di Chiusa Pesio chromosome 11, ASM4071231v1 genome contains a region encoding:
- the LOC142614910 gene encoding putative methyltransferase At1g29790 has translation MRKPNVFTKLGTCRVSHRPIFVLATFIILISVASLSKFYSLRSLLVTNTFINHLTPESHDGSGSEVRITIQTVIQKIQQELIMMRDIPTESSSSASLIRHTAFLADILRLIESVQASLPLNVKTYKQKSENSSAHPLKQQSNEFADYFFIEEIRKYVKMKPNRLRKQNFMGANGTFTSIGHACFAMKKELEEYMNYDIEEICNDDWKLAQKLMVHGCDPLPRRRCFSRAPQLYYKPFPINESMWKLPDNRNVRWSQYRCKNFNCLANNSTGKGFFKCADCFNLSYHEMPRWIQQVNIVPNSNLTADFLIPEVLGIKPGEIRIGLDFSVGTGTFAARMREFNVTVVSATINLGAPFNEMIALRGLVPLYLTINQRLPFFDNTLDLIHTTRFLDGWIDYVLLDFILYDWDRVLRPGGLLWVDSFFFLKEDLDDYLKAFKMLRYKKHKWVVVPKLDKDDREVFFSAVLEKPPRPF, from the coding sequence ATGCGAAAACCAAATGTTTTTACAAAGTTAGGAACATGCAGAGTGTCTCACAGGCCAATCTTTGTATTGGCTACCTTTATCATTCTTATCTCTGTTGCCAGTTTATCCAAATTCTACTCTCTCAGATCGCTTCTTGTTACTAATACTTTCATCAACCACCTTACCCCTGAGAGCCATGATGGAAGTGGAAGTGAAGTTAGAATTACCATCCAAACTGTCattcaaaaaattcaacaagAATTGATTATGATGAGAGATATTCCCACCGAATCATCCTCATCAGCTTCTCTAATAAGGCACACTGCATTTCTAGCTGATATCTTAAGGCTTATTGAGTCAGTACAGGCCTCTTTGCCATTGAATGTAAAAACTTATAAGCAGAAGAGTGAAAACAGTAGTGCACATCCTCTAAAGCAACAATCCAATGAATTTGCTGATTATTTCTTCATTGAAGAGATTCGTAAGTACGTCAAGATGAAGCCCAACAGACTACGAAAACAGAACTTCATGGGAGCAAATGGAACTTTCACTAGCATTGGTCATGCTTGTTTTGCTATGAAGAAAGAGCTCGAAGAAtacatgaattatgatattGAGGAAATCTGCAATGATGATTGGAAACTAGCTCAAAAGCTCATGGTTCATGGGTGCGATCCATTACCAAGGAGAAGATGCTTCTCAAGAGCTCCACAACTATATTACAAGCCGTTCCCCATTAACGAGTCCATGTGGAAGCTCCCTGACAATAGAAATGTTCGGTGGAGTCAGTATCGATGCAAGAATTTCAATTGCTTGGCCAACAATTCCACTGGCAAAGGATTCTTCAAATGTGCAGATTGCTTCAACCTTTCATATCATGAAATGCCCAGATGGATTCAACAAGTAAATATAGTCCCGAATTCAAACCTGACTGCAGATTTCCTTATACCAGAAGTGCTTGGTATTAAGCCAGGGGAGATCAGAATTGGATTGGATTTCAGTGTTGGAACTGGGACTTTTGCAGCTAGGATGAGGGAGTTCAATGTAACAGTAGTCTCAGCAACTATCAATCTAGGGGCACCCTTCAATGAAATGATAGCTCTTCGAGGACTTGTCCCTCTCTACCTGACAATAAATCAACGGCTCCCATTCTTTGATAATACTCTAGATTTGATTCACACAACCAGATTTCTCGATGGTTGGATTGATTATGTGCTCCTAGACTTCATATTGTATGATTGGGATAGAGTTTTAAGGCCTGGGGGTTTGCTATGGGTTGacagctttttctttttgaaagagGATTTGGATGATTATTTGAAAGCTTTCAAGATGCTAAGGTACAAGAAACATAAATGGGTTGTCGTTCCAAAGCTAGATAAAGATGACAGAGAGGTGTTCTTTTCAGCTGTATTAGAGAAGCCACCTCGGCCATTCTGA
- the LOC142614911 gene encoding RING-H2 finger protein ATL67, whose amino-acid sequence MSTSTSTTNTPPTTTNYLTNLGLGYAIAIALGFLVLLSALLLSSYLCCRVSRSRRSQNHHNNNINNNNNIHEEGIILPRIIFVAEDEDEDQRDDENAVVGLDQNVINSYPKFQYTRSVGGNGNNTTCSICLCEYKEAEMLRMMPECRHYFHLLCIDAWLKLNGSCPVCRNSPLPTPLSTPLSEVVPLSQYAADRRRRR is encoded by the coding sequence ATGTCCACCTCCACTTCCACCACCAACACTCCCCCAACTACCACGAACTACCTCACCAACCTCGGCCTCGGCTACGCCATCGCCATCGCTCTCGGCTTCCTCGTACTCCTCTCTGCTCTCCTCCTCTCCTCCTACCTCTGCTGTCGTGTCTCTCGCTCTCGCCGCTCTCAaaaccaccacaacaacaatattaacaacaacaataacatcCACGAAGAAGGTATTATTCTCCCTCGCATAATCTTTGTCGCCGAGGATGAAGACGAAGACCAACGCGACGATGAAAACGCCGTCGTTGGGCTCGACCAGAATGTCATTAATTCGTACCCCAAGTTTCAGTACACTAGGAGCGTTGGCGGCAATGGCAATAACACGACGTGTTCGATCTGTTTGTGCGAGTACAAGGAAGCCGAGATGCTGAGGATGATGCCTGAGTGTCGCCACTACTTTCACCTGTTGTGCATCGATGCTTGGTTGAAGCTAAATGGGTCGTGCCCGGTCTGTCGAAATTCGCCGCTGCCAACGCCGCTGTCGACGCCGCTTTCTGAAGTCGTGCCGCTGTCGCAGTACGCCGCGGATCGGAGGCGGAGGAGGTGA